A single Metarhizium brunneum chromosome 5, complete sequence DNA region contains:
- the RPL29 gene encoding 60S ribosomal protein L29 — translation MAKSKNSSQHNQWRKAHRNGIKKPKTSRYPSLKGTDPKFRRNHRHALHGTAKALKEAKEGKREVV, via the exons atggcga AGTCAAAGAATTCCTCGCAGCACAATCAGTGGCGCAAGGCCCACCGCAACGG catcaagaagcccaagacttCGAGGTACCCCTCGCTGAAGGGCACAGACCCCAAGTTTCGACGAAACCACCGCCATGCTCTCCACGGTACCGCTAAAGCATTG AAAGAGGCGAAGGAGGGCAAGCGAGAAGTTGTGTGA
- the VTS1 gene encoding Protein VTS1, producing MSGNNIIGNRNSTPEANSTSTLRPPSARAIGSGSSLRASADMTVLTGSSSVSRIRPSSDFYGQAQQGHGQGNAENDSQDKIAQQWIADIDQYETTLEEMAAATLDQDFKDELSAIEQWFRVLSEAERTAALYALLQQTTQVQIRFFIQVLQQMGKNHPMSGVLSPANFDKDPMSNRLSDAMNKLNVDSARNSFSRNSTIASAKRNSGLDPSTINAMFPDAAAAIATEKAKFTQQTGNPPSSNRNSAAIDTRVSISGGQEARDASALNPASPWGAGAVNEPSTAKGNTSQVPMGQFVQPPPSGGLRSPRPQMAGGSTIQSTTLNAPEKNPSDLPLLSPYQSGSGNWASMVNTPMAPTFNAATTGGKQADMMANATVMKLAALSTVNNRIALDDVRKYRRARSNDAPGSAHAQVSPSSQAVNLPGTNVVMINEHGQVLSPEQVLAMQAQQSIGLGGQRSRPSSPGLAMHQTLGPVPHFTSPQHNGFLSAYDGSSGLLGTGIPAVSLGQLGMTGHEGYLSDHSDIVRGRSPRGRRGSSKAPEDPADPTLLQDIPSWLRSLRLHKYTENLRDMKWTELIELDDKALEERGVNALGARRKMLKVFEQVKEAKAEGRL from the exons ATGTCTGGTAATAACATCATTGGAAATCGAAATAGTACCCCAGAGGCGAATAGTACCTCGACGCTACGCCCACCATCGGCCAGGGCAATTGGCTCAGGAAGCTCCCTTCGAGCCTCTGCCGACATGACTGTCCTCACAGGTTCATCTTCTGTTAGTCGTATTCGGCCTTCCTCCGATTTCTACGGCCAGGCTCAGCAAGGGCATGGCCAAGGGAACGCGGAAAACGACTCTCAAGATAAAATCGCACAGCAATGGATTGCCGATATTGACCAATATGAAACAACTTTGGAAGAAATGGCCGCTGCAACTTTAGACCAGGACTTCAAGGATGAGTTGAGTGCTATAGAGCAGTGGTTTCGGGTCTTGAGCGAGGCGGAGCGGACTGCCGCCTTGTACGCTCTCTTACAACAAACCACTCAAGTACAGATTCGTTTCTTCATTCAGGTTCTTCAACAGATGGGGAAAAACCACCCTATGTCAGGTGTCTTGTCTCCTGCAAATTTTGACAAAG ACCCAATGTCCAATCGCCTCAGCGATGCTATGAACAAGTTAAATGTTGATTCGGCCCGCAACTCCTTTTCCCGAAACTCAACTATAGCTTCCGCTAAGCGAAACTCCGGCCTTGACCCCTCGACCATTAATGCTATGTTTCCTGACGCTGCGGCAGCGATAGCAACAGAGAAAGCAAAATTCACACAGCAAACCGGAAATCCTCCATCCTCGAATCGCAACTCCGCCGCCATCGATACCCGCGTGTCGATCTCGGGTGGACAAGAAGCCCGTGATGCTAGCGCGCTGAACCCAGCTTCCCCATGGGGTGCCGGCGCTGTAAATGAGCCGTCAACTGCCAAAGGAAATACATCACAGGTGCCAATGGGCCAGTTTGTGCAGCCACCGCCTTCGGGGGGCCTTAGGTCCCCACGGCCACAGATGGCCGGTGGTTCTACTATACAAAGCACCACACTTAATGCTCCCGAGAAGAATCCCTCTGATCTGCCTTTATTATCCCCATATCAGTCGGGTAGCGGAAATTGGGCATCCATGGTGAATACTCCAATGGCGCCGACGTTCAATGCGGCTACTACCGGTGGCAAGCAAgccgacatgatggcaaaTGCCACTGTTATGAAACTTGCTGCACTCTCAACCGTCAACAATCGTATTGCCTTGGATGACGTACGCAAATACCGCCGTGCCAGATCTAACGATGCGCCCGGTAGCGCCCACGCTCAGGTGTCACCTTCCAGCCAGGCTGTAAACCTGCCGGGTACCAATGTAGTGATGATCAATGAGCACGGTCAGGTTTTGAGCCCCGAGCAAGTGCTGGCCATGCAAGCGCAACAGAGTATCGGGCTTGGAGGGCAAAGATCCCGCCCTAGCTCTCCTGGTTTAGCGATGCATCAGACGTTGGGACCTGTGCCGCATTTTACTTCACCACAACACAACGGTTTTTTGAGCGCCTACGATGGCTCGTCTGGCCTGTTGGGCACTGGTATCCCAGCCGTAAGTTTAGGTCAGCTAGGTATGACCGGTCACGAAGGCTACTTGTCAGATCATTCCGATATAGTACGGGGTCGTTCACCTAGAGGTCGACGAGGTAGTTCCAAGGCACCAGAAGATCCGGCCGATCCGACGCTACTGCAGGACATTCCAAGTTGGCTCCGTAGCCTTCGTTTGCATAAATACACAGAAAACCTAAGAGACATGAAATGGACAGAATTGATTGAACTCGATGATAAGGCGCTAGAGGAACGAGGCGTCAATGCACTAGGTGCACGAAGAAAGATGCTCAAGGTCTTTGAGCAAGTTAAAG AAGCAAAAGCCGAAGGCAGGCTATGA